A DNA window from Akkermansiaceae bacterium contains the following coding sequences:
- a CDS encoding SUMF1/EgtB/PvdO family nonheme iron enzyme: protein MEWWVMIFGGLMRFPLLSVCVAMVLAIGCSYAQTVGNVRAAQRAGTKLVDVYYDLGGDDGPYRVAFEGSADGGATWTLPLATVIGAMGSEVAAGANRRAVWDAGADWNGNVSEAVRFRVRATKDAPVTGEFSLIPAGNFQMGDSVEETGGELPVHTVYVSAFYMGRYEVTKSLWDEVRAWGLNNGYTDLGIGSHYGDTNYSKGSHHPVHVITWYDVVKWCNARSEKAGLAPCYRVGGEVYRTGNNTPDCSWYASGYRLPTEAEWEKSARGGLNGARYPWGNTISHALANYWADFGQLGDQSNGGAHPAYSTNGEPYTSPVGSLASNGYGLYDMAGNVAEWCWDWWEPYEASPRSDPRSSALSDFTGFRVIRGGAWDRSSELCRVSSRNYFDSPDGFNASLGFRLARGAGVLGNITTVDTRRSFTITGRILDGNWPYPPPPLEGVTVSVGSVGVVTGADGMFELKVDPLAGGVFKAAKEGFMDYLDPLHVEVRENTKVDLGLIELKPETDAPYVEWLQPDPDGFLLWKCGLRCTAKAKVNWNGHRPESVQFFANGVLVETLDGSGPEYEATISVDEHFTPSIQFDANSISVVATGIPEEGGMEPVASEEEVRNVYVFLSPKALESFLSPENISTELHTVKIKVKFPAPAIGDSVTLPVIGTLGGKVQSEGELSYHIPSGQWVLSFGKDVENPLATLNVGKVSASTGFHFSGTGTASPTKGFTLDGVTMEPRFNISGQFRLGTFGPLDLLAPGISNVLGRIPRLRESLDNVVIVVMLKPNVEGRLAMGLWPEFKLKSGELTGRLPLEAFYEPKVFNVKARFYVGGEPRITFKIPGDFLKEVGVRAYAGLYVSKWGMQVVDLQYVFVDYPSSGARGSSVRHARSPANVLEAAGNAMRDVRPMERQWRAKGAEKFVAGGAGELGSFNRMGRSGAGVNPGGRIPRMIVNDPDMPVGAELPLLENVFPEAEPALAGRDHSSMLLYVRDTGEDHPLQFTEIAWTRYDGTSWSVPEAVAPAPNGQFSPQVVFDGNGDAIAVWEQFKDPAFSEGDLEETASQIEIMWSRWSSATGTWTVPVAMTSNAVVDHQPRLSGPLADGGAVLTWIRNQGNKLAGEGAEGAVTNNEVQVTRWDAATKTWQTPQTLAANLTGDTSHSLAAGGDKAVFVWGRDMDGDTAESADSELFARVMDADGNWAAPIRLTHDAFSDLNARVAVDTAGEIHMVWNRNGDLVAQRNLEGAITVVREETDSMGAADFSLAIGPSGNLLVIWQDMTETGSDVHCRVFDPVSDTWGLDTRLSDDRDLETSFAPVWDAAGNLTMAYLNVAITDETKAVTMEGGEVVEVEGVPQPGRVDLLVAKRALVKDLAVAPDGLSAEGGDFLPGDAVTLKAKIRNTGNVAVEDAVVAFYDGNPEEGGTLIGTATVPGWLKASDDAEVTVGWMIPEPAVARMVFAVVDPDGVVAESDEENNMLSLPLNGVNLQVEYQSGRVLRDGSARVLVKVRNLSAPESPVSTLQLKERESGVVLVEKVVSQVAPGEVLEFPLDLPAGSHPEGAKSYVVTVDGESLSGDVDTGNNEIQFSLLLWIDDDRDGLPRWWEEANGLSDSDPADSNLDSDGDGFSNRHEYLAGTDPRNSSSMLRVGEIAQRPIENGGGVSVSWVPTPGRRYKLERSYDLRNWTMIVEDVEASPPLNTVVDGDVPPDGKAFYRLTVLETSAIE, encoded by the coding sequence ATGGAATGGTGGGTCATGATCTTTGGCGGACTTATGAGATTCCCCCTGCTTTCCGTCTGTGTGGCAATGGTTTTGGCGATAGGATGTTCCTATGCTCAGACCGTGGGGAATGTCCGTGCGGCGCAGCGCGCGGGAACCAAGCTGGTGGACGTGTATTATGATCTTGGAGGTGACGACGGCCCGTATCGGGTGGCTTTTGAAGGCTCGGCAGACGGTGGGGCGACGTGGACGCTGCCGTTGGCGACCGTGATCGGTGCGATGGGATCAGAGGTGGCGGCGGGAGCGAACCGCCGAGCGGTGTGGGATGCGGGGGCGGATTGGAACGGGAACGTTTCGGAAGCAGTGAGGTTCCGGGTGAGAGCCACGAAAGATGCCCCGGTGACGGGAGAGTTCTCTCTGATACCAGCGGGGAACTTCCAGATGGGGGATTCGGTCGAAGAAACAGGCGGGGAGCTTCCCGTTCACACTGTGTATGTGAGTGCGTTTTACATGGGGAGGTATGAAGTGACGAAGTCCTTGTGGGACGAGGTGAGAGCTTGGGGGCTGAATAACGGCTACACGGATCTGGGGATCGGGTCTCACTATGGCGATACGAATTACAGCAAAGGGTCTCATCACCCGGTGCATGTGATCACTTGGTATGATGTCGTGAAATGGTGCAACGCCCGGAGCGAGAAAGCCGGTTTGGCACCTTGTTACAGGGTAGGTGGGGAGGTGTATAGGACTGGGAACAATACCCCCGATTGCAGTTGGTATGCCAGTGGGTATCGTCTGCCGACGGAGGCGGAGTGGGAGAAGTCGGCGCGGGGAGGTCTGAATGGAGCTCGTTATCCGTGGGGGAATACGATTAGCCATGCTCTTGCCAACTACTGGGCTGATTTCGGTCAATTGGGCGATCAGAGTAACGGGGGGGCTCATCCTGCATACAGCACGAACGGAGAGCCTTATACGTCGCCTGTTGGAAGTCTTGCGTCCAATGGGTATGGTTTGTATGACATGGCGGGTAATGTGGCGGAATGGTGCTGGGATTGGTGGGAACCTTATGAGGCGTCTCCCCGAAGTGATCCGCGTAGTTCTGCTTTGAGTGATTTTACAGGTTTCCGGGTGATTCGTGGCGGTGCCTGGGACAGGTCCTCGGAATTATGCAGAGTCTCTAGCCGCAACTACTTCGATTCTCCAGACGGCTTCAACGCTAGCCTGGGGTTCCGGTTGGCCCGTGGCGCGGGTGTATTAGGTAACATCACGACAGTTGACACCCGGAGGAGCTTCACCATCACGGGAAGAATATTGGATGGTAACTGGCCGTATCCCCCTCCTCCTTTGGAAGGAGTCACGGTGAGCGTCGGATCCGTTGGTGTTGTGACTGGTGCGGATGGCATGTTCGAGTTGAAGGTCGATCCCCTTGCGGGAGGAGTTTTCAAGGCGGCGAAAGAGGGATTCATGGATTATCTTGACCCTCTGCATGTCGAAGTCAGGGAAAACACCAAGGTGGATCTGGGGCTGATCGAACTCAAACCGGAGACTGACGCACCTTACGTGGAGTGGCTGCAACCGGATCCCGACGGTTTTCTTCTCTGGAAATGCGGTCTTCGATGCACCGCGAAAGCCAAGGTGAATTGGAACGGCCACCGGCCTGAATCGGTTCAATTTTTTGCCAACGGGGTTCTGGTTGAAACGCTTGATGGTTCCGGCCCGGAATATGAAGCCACCATTTCCGTGGACGAACATTTTACTCCGAGTATTCAGTTCGACGCAAATTCGATTTCAGTGGTGGCGACGGGAATCCCGGAAGAAGGGGGTATGGAACCGGTGGCGTCGGAGGAAGAGGTGAGGAACGTATACGTGTTTTTGTCGCCGAAAGCGTTGGAATCATTCCTGTCACCGGAAAACATCAGTACGGAATTGCACACCGTGAAGATCAAGGTGAAGTTTCCAGCTCCAGCGATTGGCGATTCGGTGACTTTGCCGGTGATCGGCACTCTCGGAGGCAAAGTGCAGTCGGAAGGGGAGCTGAGCTATCATATTCCCAGTGGACAATGGGTGTTGTCTTTCGGAAAAGATGTTGAAAATCCGCTGGCAACCTTGAATGTAGGCAAGGTGTCAGCCAGTACGGGATTCCATTTCAGTGGCACGGGCACCGCCAGTCCGACGAAGGGATTCACTCTGGATGGGGTGACTATGGAGCCGAGATTCAACATCTCAGGACAGTTCCGGCTCGGAACTTTCGGGCCTCTGGATCTGTTGGCGCCCGGTATCTCGAATGTGCTTGGCCGGATTCCGCGGCTCCGTGAGAGCTTGGACAACGTGGTGATCGTGGTGATGCTGAAGCCTAATGTCGAAGGGAGGCTTGCCATGGGCTTGTGGCCGGAATTCAAATTGAAATCGGGGGAGTTGACCGGCAGATTACCGTTGGAAGCTTTCTACGAGCCGAAGGTTTTCAATGTCAAAGCCCGGTTCTATGTCGGGGGAGAGCCGCGGATCACCTTTAAAATACCCGGTGACTTTTTGAAGGAAGTGGGGGTTCGCGCGTATGCAGGACTTTACGTGTCGAAGTGGGGGATGCAGGTCGTCGATCTGCAATACGTTTTTGTCGATTATCCCAGCTCCGGAGCAAGAGGGAGTTCGGTCCGGCATGCAAGATCCCCGGCCAATGTTCTGGAAGCGGCGGGGAATGCAATGAGGGATGTTCGGCCGATGGAACGTCAGTGGAGGGCAAAGGGAGCGGAAAAATTCGTGGCAGGAGGTGCGGGGGAGCTTGGTTCATTCAACCGGATGGGAAGGTCCGGAGCAGGGGTAAACCCCGGAGGCAGGATTCCGAGAATGATCGTGAACGATCCGGATATGCCTGTCGGAGCGGAGTTGCCCTTGTTGGAGAATGTCTTTCCCGAAGCGGAGCCTGCGCTGGCAGGGCGGGATCATTCATCAATGCTGCTCTATGTCCGCGATACAGGAGAGGATCATCCCTTGCAGTTCACGGAGATCGCCTGGACCCGTTATGATGGTACAAGCTGGAGCGTTCCGGAGGCGGTGGCCCCGGCTCCAAACGGGCAGTTTTCTCCGCAGGTGGTTTTCGATGGCAATGGCGATGCCATTGCGGTCTGGGAACAGTTCAAAGATCCCGCTTTCAGCGAAGGGGATCTGGAGGAGACGGCTTCGCAGATCGAGATCATGTGGTCGCGCTGGAGCTCCGCCACCGGAACCTGGACCGTGCCGGTAGCCATGACCTCCAATGCGGTAGTCGATCACCAGCCCCGGCTCTCCGGCCCGCTGGCGGATGGCGGTGCTGTTTTGACCTGGATCCGCAATCAGGGCAACAAGCTGGCAGGTGAAGGTGCGGAGGGGGCCGTGACCAACAACGAAGTCCAGGTCACGCGTTGGGATGCGGCCACAAAAACGTGGCAAACGCCGCAGACACTTGCGGCGAATCTGACGGGAGACACTTCCCATTCCCTGGCGGCAGGCGGCGACAAGGCGGTTTTTGTATGGGGACGCGATATGGATGGAGACACCGCCGAATCGGCGGACTCGGAACTTTTCGCCCGCGTGATGGATGCGGACGGAAATTGGGCCGCGCCCATCCGTCTCACCCATGATGCGTTTTCTGATCTGAATGCCCGGGTGGCGGTGGACACGGCGGGAGAGATCCACATGGTCTGGAATCGCAATGGAGATTTGGTTGCGCAGCGGAATCTGGAGGGCGCGATTACGGTGGTGCGTGAAGAGACTGACAGTATGGGTGCGGCGGATTTTTCCCTCGCCATCGGCCCCAGTGGGAATCTGCTGGTGATCTGGCAGGATATGACGGAAACGGGCTCGGATGTTCACTGCCGCGTCTTTGACCCGGTCTCGGACACATGGGGACTGGATACCCGGCTTTCCGATGATCGCGATCTGGAGACCTCTTTTGCCCCCGTATGGGATGCAGCGGGGAATCTGACGATGGCCTACCTGAATGTGGCCATCACCGATGAAACCAAAGCCGTAACAATGGAAGGCGGTGAGGTCGTCGAGGTGGAGGGCGTGCCGCAGCCGGGTAGGGTGGACCTGTTGGTGGCGAAGCGCGCGCTTGTGAAGGATCTGGCCGTTGCTCCAGATGGCCTTTCCGCGGAAGGCGGAGATTTCCTGCCGGGTGATGCGGTCACGCTCAAGGCCAAGATCAGGAACACCGGCAACGTGGCGGTGGAGGATGCGGTGGTGGCCTTTTATGATGGGAATCCGGAGGAAGGTGGCACATTGATCGGAACCGCGACCGTACCCGGCTGGTTGAAGGCCTCGGATGATGCGGAGGTAACGGTGGGCTGGATGATCCCGGAGCCGGCGGTGGCGAGGATGGTGTTCGCGGTGGTAGACCCGGACGGAGTGGTTGCGGAATCGGATGAAGAAAACAACATGCTTTCGCTACCCCTCAACGGGGTGAATCTCCAGGTGGAATATCAGTCCGGGAGGGTGCTGCGCGATGGTTCGGCGCGGGTGCTGGTGAAAGTCAGGAATCTTTCCGCTCCCGAGTCTCCGGTATCGACTCTCCAGCTCAAGGAGCGGGAGAGCGGAGTGGTGCTCGTGGAGAAAGTGGTGAGCCAAGTGGCTCCGGGAGAGGTGTTGGAGTTTCCGCTGGATCTCCCTGCCGGCAGTCATCCGGAAGGGGCAAAATCTTATGTTGTCACGGTGGATGGAGAGAGCCTGTCGGGCGATGTGGACACCGGGAACAATGAGATTCAATTCAGTCTTTTGCTCTGGATCGATGATGACCGGGATGGTCTGCCAAGGTGGTGGGAAGAGGCCAACGGATTGAGCGACAGCGATCCGGCGGACAGCAACCTCGATTCCGATGGGGATGGATTTTCCAACCGGCATGAGTATCTGGCTGGAACGGATCCTAGGAACTCTTCATCGATGTTGCGTGTCGGGGAGATCGCGCAGCGCCCGATTGAGAATGGTGGTGGTGTGTCCGTGTCGTGGGTGCCGACGCCCGGGCGCAGGTACAAACTTGAAAGATCCTATGATCTCCGGAACTGGACGATGATCGTGGAGGATGTAGAAGCGTCACCGCCTCTCAACACCGTGGTTGATGGCGATGTTCCTCCTGACGGAAAGGCATTCTACAGACTGACGGTTCTGGAGACATCGGCCATCGAGTGA
- a CDS encoding M20 family metallopeptidase, which yields MPADVVSLLQHLVRIPSVNPENSPGTDLTGEAEMAKFLTGWLEALGAEVTLEEIRPGRPNLIARFAPMDGRPRVLFGPHLDTVGVGGMTIDPFGGDIRDGRLWGRGASDTKGPMAAMLWALRQTRELQKSSSIAFDFVAFMGEESNQWGSKDFAKNHNQEYTFALVGEPTSMETVHVTKGSLWTTLRATGKAAHSSQPQKGENAVMKLARALDTLDHHLGSKLATFTHPVLGPSTMNVGVFNGGSRPNIVPDLANAVIDIRITPSLAESGGALKLLADTIADFDLPVEIVNPHENPPMETPADHPVIKALLAAGSKLAGAPWFSDAAHLSHGGIPSICIGPGSIDQAHTVDEFISTDDLEKGAAFFEKFIRDLATN from the coding sequence ATGCCCGCTGATGTCGTCTCCCTGCTCCAGCACCTGGTCCGCATCCCCTCGGTCAATCCGGAGAACAGCCCAGGCACCGATCTGACCGGCGAGGCGGAGATGGCGAAGTTCCTAACCGGCTGGCTGGAGGCACTGGGCGCGGAGGTCACCTTGGAGGAAATCCGTCCCGGCAGACCGAATCTCATCGCCCGGTTCGCACCGATGGATGGCCGTCCGCGGGTGCTTTTCGGTCCGCATCTGGACACCGTCGGCGTGGGTGGCATGACCATCGATCCCTTCGGCGGGGACATCCGCGATGGCCGGTTGTGGGGACGCGGCGCATCTGATACCAAGGGGCCGATGGCGGCGATGCTGTGGGCGCTGCGCCAGACGCGGGAACTCCAGAAAAGCTCGAGCATCGCGTTCGATTTCGTGGCGTTCATGGGCGAGGAATCGAACCAATGGGGATCGAAGGATTTCGCAAAAAACCACAACCAGGAATACACCTTCGCGCTGGTCGGTGAGCCGACTTCGATGGAGACCGTCCACGTCACAAAAGGCTCCCTCTGGACGACCCTGCGGGCGACGGGAAAGGCGGCGCACAGTTCCCAGCCGCAGAAGGGCGAGAACGCCGTCATGAAACTGGCGCGGGCGCTGGACACGCTGGACCACCATCTGGGTTCGAAGCTGGCCACCTTCACCCATCCTGTGCTGGGGCCGTCCACGATGAATGTGGGTGTCTTCAACGGCGGCTCCCGCCCGAACATCGTGCCGGATCTGGCGAATGCGGTCATCGACATCCGCATCACCCCTTCCCTGGCGGAAAGCGGCGGCGCGCTGAAGCTGCTGGCGGACACCATCGCGGACTTCGACCTGCCGGTGGAGATCGTGAATCCACACGAGAATCCGCCGATGGAGACACCTGCGGATCATCCGGTGATCAAGGCACTGCTCGCCGCCGGATCGAAGCTGGCGGGTGCGCCATGGTTTTCCGATGCGGCGCACCTTTCGCATGGCGGCATTCCCAGCATCTGCATCGGCCCGGGATCGATCGACCAGGCGCATACGGTGGACGAGTTCATTTCCACCGATGATCTCGAAAAGGGAGCGGCTTTCTTTGAAAAATTCATCCGCGATCTCGCAACGAACTGA
- a CDS encoding sigma-70 family RNA polymerase sigma factor has protein sequence MAVDSSNRGHTPSFVGHLTGCQSALYAFISALLGGAEGAGDILQETNIVLWNKAADYDPARPFLPWAYTFARFQVMAWRKKQSRDRLVLDDDLLDRVADDFMALDVTAEKQLEALEGCLSKLAPPQRELLDSRYTKGEPVNEIAARMGRDENVVSASLYRIRRTLMKCVEITLGQEVRS, from the coding sequence ATGGCTGTCGATTCTTCCAATCGGGGGCATACCCCTTCCTTTGTCGGGCATCTCACGGGATGCCAGAGCGCGCTGTATGCGTTCATTTCGGCGCTGTTGGGCGGTGCGGAGGGGGCGGGGGACATCCTGCAGGAGACAAACATCGTCCTGTGGAACAAGGCGGCGGATTACGATCCGGCCCGCCCTTTCCTGCCATGGGCCTATACGTTCGCGCGCTTCCAGGTGATGGCGTGGCGGAAGAAGCAGTCGCGGGACCGGCTGGTGCTGGATGATGACCTGCTGGACAGGGTGGCGGATGATTTCATGGCGCTGGATGTGACGGCGGAAAAGCAACTGGAAGCGCTGGAGGGTTGTCTTTCAAAACTGGCGCCCCCGCAGAGGGAACTGCTGGACTCCCGCTACACGAAAGGGGAGCCGGTCAACGAGATCGCGGCCCGGATGGGCCGGGACGAGAATGTGGTTTCGGCCAGTCTCTACCGCATCCGGCGGACGCTGATGAAGTGTGTGGAAATCACCCTCGGACAGGAGGTGCGGTCATGA
- a CDS encoding YegP family protein, translating to MSYEIKTDAAGKFRFNLKAGNGQIILSSQGYTSKADALNGIASVQKHSPDDANFERKDSSKGEPYFVLKAKNGVVIGQSEMYSSTAARDNGIASVQKNGPSTDVKEV from the coding sequence ATGAGCTACGAAATCAAGACCGACGCCGCCGGAAAATTCCGCTTCAACCTCAAGGCTGGCAACGGCCAGATCATCCTCAGCAGCCAGGGCTACACCTCGAAAGCGGACGCCCTCAACGGCATCGCCTCCGTCCAGAAGCACTCTCCGGATGACGCGAATTTCGAACGCAAGGACTCCTCGAAAGGGGAACCCTATTTCGTCCTCAAGGCCAAGAACGGCGTCGTCATCGGCCAGAGCGAGATGTATTCCTCCACCGCCGCCCGCGACAACGGCATCGCCTCCGTCCAGAAGAACGGCCCATCCACCGACGTGAAGGAAGTCTGA
- a CDS encoding FecR domain-containing protein has product MNAAGEFEMLLAAVLQGTASPDQMARLRELMRADASLRAEYVAQMRGHALLQWSAGAVVPEEKPVAAVVVFPKRRLGRWLAAAAAVGLLGFFIAPRPTGKTQQSPAMVKLEVLEASQREGADGNPIRITTGMELSVSELQMPEGSFRFRLGSGVVVGVTGPAELQFFNAMHLRVIRGKVTADVGEEGKGFIVDTAQTRVVDLGTRFGVDVAESGHTDVVVFQGEVELYDTATKDGAKGNSSVSRLVEGEAVRVNVAKEVSRISSISSGPEGDDEWSTSGVSDGVSTISAVHDNLHNPKSNYYYRILRGGMREDARAFIAKRHEWNGLDEKGLPDWLVGADLVQTFPAGDRNGTLQITVTTAMPTELYIIVDSRVPAPSWLTDGFQDTGARIGLENAPLPDSGIDTGKGPGSGNLAPFAVWKRVLPQAGDYVLGAPPLGPEDRPHWMYGIAARKL; this is encoded by the coding sequence ATGAACGCAGCCGGTGAATTTGAGATGTTGCTGGCGGCGGTGCTACAAGGAACGGCCTCGCCGGATCAGATGGCCCGGCTGCGCGAGCTGATGCGCGCGGATGCCTCGCTGCGTGCCGAGTATGTCGCGCAGATGCGCGGCCATGCCCTCCTGCAGTGGAGCGCGGGGGCAGTCGTTCCAGAGGAAAAACCCGTGGCGGCCGTGGTGGTATTTCCGAAACGTCGCTTGGGCAGATGGCTGGCCGCTGCCGCGGCGGTGGGACTGCTAGGGTTCTTCATTGCCCCCCGGCCCACCGGGAAAACGCAGCAGTCTCCGGCGATGGTGAAACTGGAGGTGCTGGAAGCATCCCAGCGGGAGGGCGCGGATGGAAATCCCATCCGGATCACCACCGGGATGGAACTTTCCGTGAGCGAGCTGCAGATGCCGGAGGGATCCTTCCGTTTCCGTCTCGGATCCGGAGTGGTGGTTGGTGTCACGGGGCCGGCCGAGCTGCAGTTTTTCAATGCCATGCACCTGCGGGTGATCCGTGGGAAAGTCACCGCGGATGTCGGTGAGGAGGGGAAGGGTTTCATCGTGGACACGGCGCAGACGCGGGTGGTGGATCTTGGCACGCGCTTCGGCGTGGATGTGGCGGAGTCCGGGCATACCGATGTGGTGGTCTTCCAGGGTGAGGTGGAGCTTTACGACACGGCCACCAAAGATGGTGCGAAAGGGAACTCCTCCGTGAGCAGGCTGGTGGAGGGGGAGGCCGTGCGGGTGAACGTGGCGAAGGAAGTGAGCCGCATCTCCAGCATATCCTCCGGGCCGGAGGGGGATGACGAGTGGTCCACCAGTGGCGTGAGCGATGGTGTGTCCACCATTTCCGCGGTGCATGACAACCTCCACAACCCCAAGTCGAACTACTACTACCGCATCCTCCGCGGCGGGATGAGGGAGGACGCGCGCGCCTTCATCGCGAAGCGCCATGAGTGGAATGGCCTGGACGAAAAGGGCCTGCCTGACTGGCTGGTGGGCGCGGATCTGGTGCAGACCTTCCCCGCGGGCGACCGCAACGGCACGCTGCAGATCACGGTGACCACCGCGATGCCTACGGAACTCTACATCATCGTGGACAGCCGGGTGCCCGCGCCATCCTGGCTGACGGACGGCTTCCAGGACACGGGCGCGCGCATCGGGCTGGAGAACGCGCCGCTGCCGGACAGTGGGATCGATACGGGGAAAGGACCGGGGAGTGGAAATCTCGCTCCGTTCGCGGTCTGGAAGCGCGTGCTGCCGCAGGCGGGCGACTACGTCCTGGGTGCGCCGCCGCTGGGTCCGGAGGACCGGCCTCACTGGATGTATGGCATCGCCGCCCGCAAGCTCTGA
- a CDS encoding SDR family NAD(P)-dependent oxidoreductase, with translation MSSLQGKTLLVTGASSGIGRALCELLVARNANVLGVTRNPSALSEDVSPIVADLTKREDISSIFHGLGKIDGLVNCAGVAYLSRIIDGNPTDWEEMWRVNVMALSQCCQLSLKHFPANGGRIVNVCSMSGHRVPPTGGFYAPTKFAVKAVTDALRSELKSIDSPIQVGSVSPGFVDTPMLEQYFRGREETLTKTKAAMKMLDPFDVAWTILCILEAPPHVEIGDILVRGSGQHM, from the coding sequence ATGTCGTCTCTCCAAGGAAAAACACTACTCGTCACCGGTGCATCCAGCGGCATCGGCCGCGCGCTCTGCGAACTGCTGGTCGCCCGCAACGCGAATGTGCTGGGCGTGACGCGCAATCCCTCCGCCCTGTCCGAAGATGTCTCCCCCATCGTGGCGGACCTGACGAAGCGGGAGGATATCTCGTCCATTTTCCACGGCTTGGGGAAGATCGACGGATTGGTGAACTGCGCGGGGGTGGCCTATCTGTCCCGGATCATCGACGGCAATCCGACGGACTGGGAGGAAATGTGGCGGGTGAACGTGATGGCGCTCTCCCAGTGCTGCCAGCTCTCGCTGAAACATTTCCCCGCCAACGGTGGCCGGATCGTGAACGTCTGTTCCATGAGCGGGCACCGCGTGCCGCCGACGGGTGGCTTCTACGCGCCCACGAAGTTCGCCGTGAAGGCGGTGACGGACGCGCTGCGCAGCGAGCTGAAATCGATCGACTCCCCCATCCAGGTGGGATCGGTTTCCCCGGGGTTCGTGGACACGCCGATGCTGGAGCAGTATTTCCGGGGCCGGGAGGAAACCCTCACCAAGACGAAGGCGGCGATGAAGATGCTCGATCCCTTTGACGTGGCCTGGACGATCCTGTGCATCCTGGAAGCGCCGCCGCACGTGGAGATCGGTGACATTCTCGTGCGTGGCAGCGGCCAGCATATGTGA